The Rubidibacter lacunae KORDI 51-2 DNA segment TGGGTGCACTACCTCGTAGCCAGATGCGAGGTAAATGCGAAGCAGCAGCCTACCAAGATTGGTGTTTAACTGCTTGAAGCTCGCGACCTGAGGACAGACACTAGTGCTTCAAACTACGCACGCTAGTGGATAGTTTACAGGAGTTTCAGGAGATGTGTCAGCCAGTCAGGCTCGCGCCTGCTTTGACTAAAGCAAGTCAATAGACTTTGAGTTCTATTCCTGCAGGCGTAACGACCTCGGTCGGCAGGAAACTACTGCGATGAATTCGGTGGGTTAATCCCGGTTAATCCCAGTCAAACTCTAAGAGAGCACCACCAAGCAGTTCGCGGATAGTTCTGCGCAGGGTCAGGATTTCTGCTTGGCTGACTTCGCCGTCGGCTTGGATGAAGCTGCGGATGGCTTGCAGTTCGCCTGCAGAGAGCTTGCCGTCAGCGAGGGAGCGTTCGATAAGCTTTTTAAGTCGATCTAAGTGTTCGCGCTCTTCCGGACTAATCTCCTGGTTTTTCTCGCTTCCAATCTCCACAGATCGACTCCTTTGTCGTTGGTTTTCTTGTTGAGTTGGGTGGCTGCTGCGAGCAGGGGTCTTGCTACCATTTAAAGCGATGTTGCAGAGCGCTGTCCAGCCTTCCGTTACAAAAGGTCGTGGAAGCTATCGAGCGCAGTTTGGGGCTTGCTATCGCTGCCTCCCACCAGATCGGCAACCTGGCATCAAGGAGCGATCGCCTTTCGATGGCGACGATAAAGTCTATCGCAGCAGTTGCCACAAAGTTTCGCAGTGACAGCATCCATTTTTCAGCACCTTGCCAGATTGTGGTTTCCCCCCGCACGACAGCCGATTTGCACTGAAGATATCGAGCAATCGACCTACCAGTAGTATTTCTACTCATTGTTCTGACAATCCCTTTGGAAGGCTCGACAAATTACAGTTGAGTATCAAGGTTTCCCGACTGGTTTGTACGATTCCCCACATAGGTTCCAGACGAATGTCTGCAGGTACTCGACGATCGAGCTGACGAATTTTCTGCGATCGAATGGTCCAATAATGGCTCGTCAACGCGGACGAATTTTATTTATTCTCCCAAATAGTAAGGGCGCGATTGTTCGTGCACCCGAACTGACGTGAGGGAAGTGGACTCCATATGAGGTTGCGCCGGTCGCTAAGATGGACTTGCAAAGGAATGGATGCCCCGGTCTGGCGCATGTTTGGAACCTTTCAGCAAAGTCACATCCGCATCGAAATCGAGGCGACCGCAGCGGCAATCCGCGACAGCCTAACGCGTCCGAGCTGTCTGCAAGAATGGCTGTGGCCCCAGCGCTTGCAAGCCGACCTGCCCGAACGGCTTCATCCCGGGCTGCACTTCACCAGTTGGTTAGGCCCCGTCGCGATCGAACACGATGTCGAAGTCGTGACCGATCTCGCCCTCCGCATGTTGCTCAACAAAGGCATCGACGGCTTTCACGAATGGCATTGGGGCGACGGTTGGGTGCAGTCGCGCCTCGAAGGCATCTCGCTGCTGCCCCTCAATCTCGGGCAGACCCTATCGCTTATGAAGCTGCGGGAATACATCACCCAAGGCGATGGCGACCTCGCCGCTTGAGCGCGCGGCTGCAACGCATCGCCGCGCGACTTACAAAAGGGCCGCGATCGGCGAATGGCTAGCCGTTGCCCTTCAGCTTGGCGGTCAGGATTTTATTGGCTAGCTTCGGGTCTGCCCGACCGCCCGTTGCCTTCATCATCTGTCCCACGAAGAATCCCTGCAGCTTCGTTTTGCCATTGCGGAACTGCTCGACTTTGTCCGGATTCGCCGCCAGCAACTCGTCCACGACTCGCTCCAACTCAGATGGGTCCGAGATCTGGGTTAGCCCCTTGCTCTCGACCAGCTTCTCGGCCGAACCGCCTTCAGTTAACAACTCTGGCAAGATCTCTTTTGCGATCTTCCCGCTGATCGTGCCCTTGGCAATCAGTTGTACCAACTCTGCCAGCGTCGCCGGCGTCAGCGCGATATCCGCGATCGCCAGCTTGTTGTTGTTGAGGTATGCTGCCACATCCTGAGTTACCCAATTGGCCGCTTGCTTGGCGTCTGCTCCGGCTGCCACCGCTGTCTCGAAGTACTCTGCCACCAAGCGATCGTCCGTCAGCACCCGCGCGTCATACACCGACAGCCCCAAAGACTTGGCATAGCGATCGCGCTTCTTTGCAGGCAGTTCGGGCAACTCGGCTGTCCAGGTATCCAGTTGCTCGGTAGTAATTTCCAGCGGCGGAATGTCTGGCTCTGGAAAGTAACGGTAGTCACTCGAACCTTCCTTCTTGCGCATGCTCGTCGTGCGTTGCTTGCCCTCATCCCACAGGCGCGTCTCTTGCACGATGTCCTCGCCGCTTTCGATTGCCTTGACTTGGCGCGCGATTTCGTAGTCGATCGCCTTTTGGATCGCGCTAAACGAGTTCATGTTCTTGATTTCCACTTTCGTGCCGAACTTGCTCGCTCCTTTGGGGCGCACCGACACGTTCACGTCGCAGCGCAGCGATCCTTCTTGCATATTGCCGTCACCCACGCCGAGGTAGCGGACCGTCCGTTGAAGCTCCTGGGCGTACTCCGCTGCTTCTTCCCCGGTGCGAATATCCGGCTCCGAGACAATCTCCATCAGCGGCACACCGCCACGGTTGTAGTCCACCAGTGAGTGGGTCGAGCCCGACAGGCGATCGCTTCCCACGTGCACCAACTTCCCCGCATCTTCTTCCATATGCAAGCGCGCGATCTCGATGCGTTTGGAGGTTGCCTTCCCTGACTGCTTGTCGTACAGCTCGATCGTCAAATGCCCGTGCTCGGCGATCGGCATGTCGTATTGAGAAATCTGATAGCTTTTCGGCAAATCGGGGTAGAAGTATTGTTTGCGATCGAACTTGCTGTACCGTGCGATCTCGCAATTTAGCGCCAAGCCCATCTTCACCGAGGACTCGTAGACGCTCCGATTGAGCACCGGCAAAACTCCGGGGTAGCCCAAACATACCGGACAAACATTGGTATTAGGAGGTGCTCCGAATTCGGTAGAGCAACTGCAAAAAATCTTTGATGCGGTGTTGAGTTGGCAGTGGGTCTCCAACCCAATGACGGCCTCGTACTCGGTCTTAACAGGTGCAGCAGCAGTCATAGTCGCAACGGAGTGTGCTGAGAATGCCCTCATTGTATCGCCGCGATTCTGCCCGAGCTGTGCAACAATCCGGTGTCGCCGTTGGGCGATCGCGCCTGGTTACCTTCCCGGGCATCTTCAACCGCCGCGCCCGACAACCTGCTTGTCGGAGAGGGTGGTGTCGGCGATGAAAACTCTAGCCTTGCGATCGCCCGTTGCGGAACCTGCGTCCCGAAGTTCCCGGATTCCCCCATCTGTGTATTCACCTATAAGAGGTTTAGGCATTAAATTTAAAAACTTTGTTTGTTAAGCTTGTCTGGCTGGGGGAGAGAGACCCGGTAAATTGGGAGAATGAGGATGCAACTTTATGGAAGTCGAACATCAATGTTTTTGAATGGAGGAGGGGATTGTTAAAAACTCCCACTGTTCTATCTTCAACCCTTCTGGCTGAAAAGCGATCGCCCCATGCTATAAGACTCGGCGATTGCTATGGTTTACTGCCCGCGAATTTGGATGATTTCGTTCAAGATACTATCCAAACTGCCATTGGCATCCCAGTCGGGCATTCAGAACGTAAACCGCTGCCTCAATACAAGTTCCTCATCCCAACGTTCGTTGTGTTTCGTCAACACTAGCCGGAGCAGTCGAATACAGCTGTAATACAGCCTTTTACGATATCTTTTTATGGACATGGATGGAACCGCTCCCCTCCAGCTCGAGATGGTGCCGTTGAGGGTTCTCGCCTTAGGTGGCGCAGAGTCCTCCCGCGCGCGAGCTGCTTGAGATCTGGCTGCAGGTAAACATTAGGCAGCCTTACCAAACCCCCCGACCTTCATTCCGACTACTCCCGACCGGCTTCCCATCCTCCTCCTGTGCCCAGTCTGTTGTAATGTACTGCCCCAAAGATGCGACTCGCATACTACAGATTTGCATCCTACAGAACCAATTGCCATCAAGTAGCTCGGGACAACTTCCGTACCCCGCGCGTAGCGCTTTTCGGACCTAGTGAATGCCCGGTTTCGTTCCCGAACTTGGCTCAGTCATCTTTGTATGCGTCCATGCCGATGCAAGAGCAGATCAAGTTGCGATCGCCATAGGCATTGTCGACGCGTCCGACTGAAGGCCAGAACTTGCGATCGCGAACCCACTCTGCCGGGTAGGCCGCCTGCTCGCGGGTGTACGGCCGCTCCCACGCATCGGCTACAACCACAGCCGCCGGATGGGGCGCGTGCTTGAGAACGTTGTCGTTTGGGTCGGCCCGACCGTTTTCGATCGCCTCTACTTCTTTGCGAATGGCAATCATCGCCTCGCAGAAGCGATCGAGCTCGGCCTTCGTCTCGCTTTCGGTTGGCTCAACCATCATCGTGCCCGGTACCGGCCACGACACCGTCGGCGCGTGATACCCGAAATCCATCAGGCGCTTCGCCACGTCATCGACTTCGATACCCGCGCGCTTCTTCAGCGGGCGCAAATCCACCACGCACTCGTGGGCTACTAACCCTTTGTCACCGCGGAACAGTACCGGGTAATAGGTGTCGAGACGGCGCGCGACATAATTGGCGCTGAGAATGGCAACTTTCGTGGCTTGCGTTAAACCTTCGGCACCCATCATCGCGATGTACATCCAGGAAATGGGAAGGATGCTGGCACTGCCCCACGGAGCTGCCGAAATTGCGCCGATACTGTCGGCACTGCCCGTGCCTACGACACCGTGACCGGGTAGATATGGCACCAAATGGGCCGCCACGCCAATCGGTCCCATGCCGGGACCGCCGCCGCCGTGGGGAATGCAGAAGGTCTTGTGCAGGTTCAAATGGCAGACGTCGGCTCCAAAGTCGCCGGGACGGCACAACCCGACTTGGGCATTGGTGTTGGCGCCGTCCATGTAAACCTGACCGCCGCGCGCATGGACGACCTTGCAAATGTCGCGGATGTGTACCTCGAAGACACCGTGCGTCGACGGGTAAGTTACCATCAGCGCTGCCAAGTTATCTTTGTGCTTCTCGGCCTTCGCTGTTAGATCGTCGAGGTCCACGTCGCCGCGCTCGTCACAGGCGATCGCCACTACCTTCATGCCGCACATCACCGCACTCGCAGGGTTCGTGCCGTGAGCAGATTCTGGGATCAGACAAATGATTCGCTGGGATTCGCCGCGCGCTTCGTGATACTTGCGAATCACCTGCAGTCCGGCATATTCCCCTTGCGACCCGGCGTTCGGCTGCAACGAGATTGCAGCGAAGCCGGTAATTTCTGCCAACCAGGCTTCTAGCTGCTCGAACAGGATTTGATAACCTCGCGTCTGGGACTTGGGTGCAAACGGATGGAGCTTGCCGAACTCCGCCCAGCTAACCGGCAACATTTCCGCCGTCGCATTGAGCTTCATCGTACAGGAGCCGAGCGGAATCATCGATGTTGCTAGGGTGATGTCCTTGCCTTGTAAGTGGAAGATGTACCTTAGCAGCTCGGTTTCAGAGTGATAGCTGTTGAAGACCGGTGCGCTCAGGTACTCGCTCGTACGTGCAAAGGGCGCGGTGTATTCGTATTCGGCATTGGCCCTCAAGTCGGCGATCGCGAAGGGCAAGTTGTCGGTGCCAGCAAAGATTTGCAGCAAATGGATCGCGTCTTCCATAGTCGCGGTTTCGTCCAGGGCAACGCCGATTGCCTTGTCGTTGTAATGGCGTAGGTTGATGCGGCGCTCGCTTGCAGTGGCATGCACGGCCTCGGCGCTGGACTGTGGGGAATCGGGAGCAATTGTCACGCAAAGCGTGTCGAAGAACGGCTCGTTACCGAGGTCGTAGCCCAAGCGACGCAGCCCGGACGCAAGCAGTGCGGTTAGGCGATGCACGCGCGCAGCAATGCGCTTGATGCCCTCGGGTCCGTGATAGACAGCGTACATCGACGCCATTACGGCAAGGAGAACCTGTGCGGTACAGATGTTGCTGGTGGCCTTATCGCGGCGGATGTGCTGTTCGCGAGTTTGCAAGGCCAAGCGCAGAGCGGGGCGACCTTGGGCATCGTGAGAGACGCCGACAACGCGGCCGGGGATGCGCCGCTGGTATAGATTACGCGTAGCAAAATAGGCTGCGTGAGGGCCGCCGTAACCCATGGGTACCCCGAAGCGCTGCAGGCTGCCTACTGCAATGTCGGCCCCGAACTCTCCGGGCGGCGTTAGCAGCGCCAGACTCAGCGGGTCGGCCGCAACCGTCACGATCGCTTTGATGGCATGGGCTTGCTCGACAAAAGCGCGATAGTCGCAGACTTTACCGTCGGTAGTGGGATATTGCAGCAGCGCGCCAAAGATCGGGGTGGAGAAATCGCAGGCGCGCCAGTCGCCGACAACGACCTCAATGCCAAGGGGCAAGGCGCGGGTACGCACAACTTCGATGGTCTGGGGATGACAGTCGGCCGCGACGAAGTAGGTGTTGGCTTTGCTCTTTGCAACGCCAAGGCTGAGGCTCATAGCTTCGGCAGCGGCAGTTCCTTCGTCGAGCAAGGAAGCATTCGCAATTTCCATGCCCGTGAGATCCATCACTAAGGTCTGGAAGTTCAGTAGTGCTTCCAGGCGACCCTGAGCGATTTCGGCTTGGTACGGCGTGTAAGCAGTGTACCAACCGGGGTTTTCTAAGATGTTGCGCAGGATGACGCCCGGCGTGATGCAGTCGTAATAGCCCATCCCGATGTACGACCGGAAGACCTGGTTCTGCTGCGCGATCGTCTGCAGGTCATTCAGAGCAGCGCGCTCGCTGCGAGCCGGCGGCAGCTTGAGCGGGCGCGGCATCCGGATTGCAGCCGGGACAGCGTCGTCGATCAAGGCGTCGAGGGCTGAATAGCCCAGCGCTTTGAGCATTTCCTCAACTGCTCCGGTGTCCGGACCAACGTGACGGGGGACGAAGGAGTCACCAAGCCCGAGCAGTGCGTTGATATCGGACGACTGCGGAGCGTTTGCTGCAGGAGCCGGAGTCAGATTTAGCATGGACAACCGCTAGTTGGGTAATCGGCAGTAGGCGCATTTGCGTAACGCCTACTTGTATTTAACAAAAAGATACATAAATCGGGCAATTTGCTCGCTTGGCTGCAGCTCTCCCTAAGACGATTCCCAGGGGCATAACGAGGGGGGTCAGTCGATTGGCGATCGAAACTCGACCGAAAAGCCCTGGCTTTAGACGGTGTCGGTCCTTACTTATATCGGCATTTTCTATCTATCAAGCAACTAGTTCCGCCCGAACGGAAGTGATTGGACAACGACCGAGGCGATACCTTGGATTGAAATCGAGAGATCGGTGTACGCGTGACTTGCAGGGTTTAAAACGCGAATGGAGGAGATTTTCACAGGACATGCCGCGATTTTCGCGCCAAGACTGGATGTTCGACCACTATCCAGCGGGTTAGCGCGAGCTTGCTGCTAATTTCAGCACATTCCCTATATCAGCCCCATCAACTGCTCTGGGCAGTCGGCAATCGTAACGCTGATAGGGGATGCCAATTCGGTAGTAATTCTCGGGGTCGCGCTGGCAGGCGCGATCGCCCAGCTGCAGACTATCCGGGAATGACCGTCGCCTTAACCCAGGACCTACCATCCATAAATCGTCAGCGGCAATTGCGACATTGGCAAGGTCTTGCCACACGCGTCCGTAGCCGCTGGAGCGATCTAAAAAGACGAAGTATGCGGGCTCCAGCAGCGGTCGCGACTTACTCAACTCCAAGGCGTAGCTCAAACCCAACGCCAGGTTAAGCGAATCGCTGTAGCCAACTGCGATGAGAACGGGTTGCGGCGAGCGATTGAAGCGCTCGGCAGCAAATCCAGGCAGGTACGGCTTCATGAATGCCAAGCTGCCAATAACACAAAAGCTGCCTGCAAGCCCCGCTGCGATCGCGATCCAAACGCGCACGGGCTGCTTGCCCGCCGCCCGCGCTGCCCAGATGCTTGCCGCCAGTAACCCGATTGCCATTGGAAAGAAGGCGTAGTTATACCGCGGTGCCACGGAAATATCTTTCTGCAACACGAAGATCAAACCGAGGAACTCTACCAAAACAACGGCGAGCGTACCACCGAGAATGACGAGCGATTGCCGCTGCGCCTGCCACAAGACCCGCAAACCGCGCCCGACGTGCCAGCCCAACCACAAAGCGAACGCCAGCAAAATCGTTCCTGCGATCGCTTGCAGCCAACCCGGCTGTTTTTCAACTGGCAGCGCAATCGCCATTGACAGCGACCCGACGAGCAATTGGACCAGCGGCGCTGCTCCGGCCGGGTCTGGCAGCCAATCGACCTTATTGCTGCTGAAATGCCGTGTCGCGATCGGCAGCCACGGTAGGTAGCTCGTTGCAATGCCGAGGGCACCCCCCACAAGCGCCCACCAGCGACGCGGTTGTTTCCGAAAAACCCACCCTAAGACCAGTAGCTGTGCGGTGAAAACCAATAAAAAAAAGTAGTGCAGATAGCAGCCGAACGCGTTTAGCGCCCCCCACGCTACCCATATCCAAACCCGCGATCGCCGTGCGAGCGCAACCGCACAGTTCAGCGCGAGCGCGAGCACCAACACCAGCAGCGAGTACTGTCGCGCTTCTTGGGATAAATACACTCCAAACGGCGACACTGCCATTAGCGCAGCTCCCAATAGCCCTGTCTGAGGTGAGAACGCCGTGCGATTGAGCCAGTACATCGCGGCAATTGCCCCCACCCCAAACAGTGCGGGGAGAGAGCGCAGGACCCACGCTAGGGGCAAATTTAAGGGCGCGAGCGCGCTCAGCCAGCCGTGCATCAGGCAAAAAAACAGCGGTGGATGGGTCGATTGCGTTGCGAGTAGCTGCGCGATCGCCGCGCAAGTTGTGGGTTGCACGGCAAAAAAATCTGGCAACTGTGCGGGCGCGATCGCCACGCCCACCGGCACGGCTCCATAGCCGCGTCCGCTTGCAAACAGGGCTGTGACAATTTCGTCCAACCACAACGGCTTGCCTGCCAAGTTTGCGAAGCGCAATAGTGTTCCAACGACAAGAATCGCAGTAAGTTGCAAACCATGTGTCGATTGCTTAAATCCGAACACTTACCGCCTCATCATCTAAGTCTTCAACATCTAACTCGGGGACTGGACCGAAGTTGCAGTGGCTGCGATCCACCAAAACGGCTTTCTTAACAAGGGAGTGAACATGGGCGATCGGCGCAAACTGCCAGTCAAACTTTCCTACTCTCCTACCTCCGCGACGCCGATGTCTTTGCAAGTAGCGATCGGTAGCGGCACAGTTTTGCCGATTCGACATGGCAATGGATTGGTTGGTGGTCCTCATCAACAGGCGTATGCTCGCATCCGAAAGGTTGGCTTGCCCTGAGATTGGTTCTCAGCTCGCTCAACCCGGCCGATCGTCCCTTCTATTGTTTCACCGACCGCTCTGTATCTAACGTGCTTCTTCAGACTGCTTGGGGCTCCGATACAGTTTCAAAACGAACGCTGAATGCAACCGGCCCACCTCAGAGCATTGCCCCTCTCGTGAGGACAGTTGCTCCCCATCGCCTGCGGATAGATCGCCTCCAGCCCGGTTATCCTGATGGGGAATAACGGTGTTGCAACGATGACCGACTCGACCTCCCTGCCCTCTGCGATCTCTTTGCAACAGCTGCGCGAGCGCCATCTCGAACGCCTTCGCGAGCGCATGCGGCCGGGGCAGCGGGAGATTGCCGCCTGGCAGGGGGGGAGATTGGCCGTGTCGGCGGTGCCGGGGGCCGGGAAGTCGACGGGGATGGCAGTTGGGGCAGCGATCGCGATCGCGCGGCATCGCTTGCACCCCAAGCACCAGCTAGTTGTGGTGACGTTTACGCGATCGGCAGCGGCGGCACTGAAGGCGAAGATTCGCGCGTATCTGCAGGAGTTGAATTTGCCGCCGGGTGGGTTTGTCGTGCAGACGCTACACGGGCTTGCCCTGAACATTGCCACGCGTCACCCGGAGCTGTCGGGGCTGAATTTGGAGACGGCAACGGTGGTGACGCCCGACCGCGGGCACCGGTTGATGAAGACCGCGGTAGAGCGATGGATTGCGAGCGCCCCGCGGACCTTTCAGTGCCTGTTGGAAGGGCAGCAGTTTGACGGGGAGGATACCGAGCGCCTGCGGCGGGACCAGGTGCTGCGGACGGAGATCCTGCCGGGACTGGCGAGGACGGCGGTGCGGGAGGCGAAAAGTTCGGGATTGCGGCCGCAGGACTTGCTCGCGCTGGCGCAAGAGACCCAGGACGACTATCAAGTCCTGACGGTGGCGGCGGGGCTTTACGAGCAGTTCGAACGGGCGATGCGGTCGCGCGAGTTCGTCGACTACGACGACATGATCTTGGGAGCGCTGCGGGCGCTCGCGAATGAAGAGGTCCGGCACGTGTGGCAGCAACAGACGTTTGCGGTGTTTGAAGATGAAGCACAGGATTCGAGCCCGCTGCAGGCAGAGTTGTTAAACGTGCTGGCGGCGACGGGCGATCGCGGGGGGGACATCAACCTTGTGCGAGTAGGCGACCCAAATCAAGCAATTAACTCGACATTTACGCCGGCGGACCCACTTTATTTCAACTGGTTTTGCGAGCGCTGTCGGCAAGACGGGCGGTTGGCGACGATCGCGCAAGCAGGGCGCAGTACGCCGATTTTGATCGAGGCGGCGAATTTTGCCCTGAGTTGGGTGAATCGGTTTGCCCAGCCTCGGGTGCCGGCGGACCGGGATATGCTGGCGTTGCCGTTTCGCCCGCAGCAGATTCAGCCGGTGGCACCAGAGGACCCGCAGCCGGATGCCAACCCCGCGCCGGCGGGCAAGGGGTTGGAGATTTACGCGCCGGAGGACGTCTTTCAAACGGCACAGTGGATTGGGGCCCGGGTGCGGGATTTGCTGACGGGCGATCGCGAGCGCAGTGTAGCAGTATTGGTGCGGGAGAATCGCCAGGGGCGCTTTGTAGCCCGGGCACTAGTCAATCTGCAGCGCGATTACGACATTCGGGTCTACGAAGTGAGCGAAGTGGAGCGATACTCCGAGATCCCGGTGGAGATGCTGAAGCTGTTGCGGTTCCTCGATCGCCCGCATTCGGTGGATAACTTGAAGGCGGCACTGGAAGTGCTAGCGAAACGCAATACGATCCCCACGCAGGACTTGAACGCACTGGCGATCGCGCCGGAGCAGTTTCTGTATCCAGGACCGCTGGACCAGCTGCCGAATGCATCGGTGCAGCGGGCAAGCAAGCGCTGCCGTCAGTTGCTGCAGGCGCGGACGGAGCTGCCTCACTACCAACTGATTGCCTTCTTGGGGCTGGCGCTGCAGTATGCG contains these protein-coding regions:
- the gatB gene encoding Asp-tRNA(Asn)/Glu-tRNA(Gln) amidotransferase subunit GatB, with the translated sequence MTAAAPVKTEYEAVIGLETHCQLNTASKIFCSCSTEFGAPPNTNVCPVCLGYPGVLPVLNRSVYESSVKMGLALNCEIARYSKFDRKQYFYPDLPKSYQISQYDMPIAEHGHLTIELYDKQSGKATSKRIEIARLHMEEDAGKLVHVGSDRLSGSTHSLVDYNRGGVPLMEIVSEPDIRTGEEAAEYAQELQRTVRYLGVGDGNMQEGSLRCDVNVSVRPKGASKFGTKVEIKNMNSFSAIQKAIDYEIARQVKAIESGEDIVQETRLWDEGKQRTTSMRKKEGSSDYRYFPEPDIPPLEITTEQLDTWTAELPELPAKKRDRYAKSLGLSVYDARVLTDDRLVAEYFETAVAAGADAKQAANWVTQDVAAYLNNNKLAIADIALTPATLAELVQLIAKGTISGKIAKEILPELLTEGGSAEKLVESKGLTQISDPSELERVVDELLAANPDKVEQFRNGKTKLQGFFVGQMMKATGGRADPKLANKILTAKLKGNG
- the gcvP gene encoding aminomethyl-transferring glycine dehydrogenase yields the protein MLNLTPAPAANAPQSSDINALLGLGDSFVPRHVGPDTGAVEEMLKALGYSALDALIDDAVPAAIRMPRPLKLPPARSERAALNDLQTIAQQNQVFRSYIGMGYYDCITPGVILRNILENPGWYTAYTPYQAEIAQGRLEALLNFQTLVMDLTGMEIANASLLDEGTAAAEAMSLSLGVAKSKANTYFVAADCHPQTIEVVRTRALPLGIEVVVGDWRACDFSTPIFGALLQYPTTDGKVCDYRAFVEQAHAIKAIVTVAADPLSLALLTPPGEFGADIAVGSLQRFGVPMGYGGPHAAYFATRNLYQRRIPGRVVGVSHDAQGRPALRLALQTREQHIRRDKATSNICTAQVLLAVMASMYAVYHGPEGIKRIAARVHRLTALLASGLRRLGYDLGNEPFFDTLCVTIAPDSPQSSAEAVHATASERRINLRHYNDKAIGVALDETATMEDAIHLLQIFAGTDNLPFAIADLRANAEYEYTAPFARTSEYLSAPVFNSYHSETELLRYIFHLQGKDITLATSMIPLGSCTMKLNATAEMLPVSWAEFGKLHPFAPKSQTRGYQILFEQLEAWLAEITGFAAISLQPNAGSQGEYAGLQVIRKYHEARGESQRIICLIPESAHGTNPASAVMCGMKVVAIACDERGDVDLDDLTAKAEKHKDNLAALMVTYPSTHGVFEVHIRDICKVVHARGGQVYMDGANTNAQVGLCRPGDFGADVCHLNLHKTFCIPHGGGGPGMGPIGVAAHLVPYLPGHGVVGTGSADSIGAISAAPWGSASILPISWMYIAMMGAEGLTQATKVAILSANYVARRLDTYYPVLFRGDKGLVAHECVVDLRPLKKRAGIEVDDVAKRLMDFGYHAPTVSWPVPGTMMVEPTESETKAELDRFCEAMIAIRKEVEAIENGRADPNDNVLKHAPHPAAVVVADAWERPYTREQAAYPAEWVRDRKFWPSVGRVDNAYGDRNLICSCIGMDAYKDD
- a CDS encoding glycosyltransferase family 39 protein → MRFANLAGKPLWLDEIVTALFASGRGYGAVPVGVAIAPAQLPDFFAVQPTTCAAIAQLLATQSTHPPLFFCLMHGWLSALAPLNLPLAWVLRSLPALFGVGAIAAMYWLNRTAFSPQTGLLGAALMAVSPFGVYLSQEARQYSLLVLVLALALNCAVALARRSRVWIWVAWGALNAFGCYLHYFFLLVFTAQLLVLGWVFRKQPRRWWALVGGALGIATSYLPWLPIATRHFSSNKVDWLPDPAGAAPLVQLLVGSLSMAIALPVEKQPGWLQAIAGTILLAFALWLGWHVGRGLRVLWQAQRQSLVILGGTLAVVLVEFLGLIFVLQKDISVAPRYNYAFFPMAIGLLAASIWAARAAGKQPVRVWIAIAAGLAGSFCVIGSLAFMKPYLPGFAAERFNRSPQPVLIAVGYSDSLNLALGLSYALELSKSRPLLEPAYFVFLDRSSGYGRVWQDLANVAIAADDLWMVGPGLRRRSFPDSLQLGDRACQRDPENYYRIGIPYQRYDCRLPRAVDGADIGNVLKLAASSR
- a CDS encoding ATP-dependent helicase gives rise to the protein MTDSTSLPSAISLQQLRERHLERLRERMRPGQREIAAWQGGRLAVSAVPGAGKSTGMAVGAAIAIARHRLHPKHQLVVVTFTRSAAAALKAKIRAYLQELNLPPGGFVVQTLHGLALNIATRHPELSGLNLETATVVTPDRGHRLMKTAVERWIASAPRTFQCLLEGQQFDGEDTERLRRDQVLRTEILPGLARTAVREAKSSGLRPQDLLALAQETQDDYQVLTVAAGLYEQFERAMRSREFVDYDDMILGALRALANEEVRHVWQQQTFAVFEDEAQDSSPLQAELLNVLAATGDRGGDINLVRVGDPNQAINSTFTPADPLYFNWFCERCRQDGRLATIAQAGRSTPILIEAANFALSWVNRFAQPRVPADRDMLALPFRPQQIQPVAPEDPQPDANPAPAGKGLEIYAPEDVFQTAQWIGARVRDLLTGDRERSVAVLVRENRQGRFVARALVNLQRDYDIRVYEVSEVERYSEIPVEMLKLLRFLDRPHSVDNLKAALEVLAKRNTIPTQDLNALAIAPEQFLYPGPLDQLPNASVQRASKRCRQLLQARTELPHYQLIAFLGLALQYAGSELATVQKLADRVARQTLGSNSLKQTLNALEEIVSSERFEGVDDESDDAYARPNQVTILTMHKAKGLDWDYVFLPFLHADSIPGEPWVPTAARFLGDFTLAEVARAQIRAAVHARHLDAAVRLPEPGEAWQQAGYLKQAEEFRLLYVAMTRAKRLLWMSAAKRGPFRWNLFDVQSPDRLRDKVPCPVVTALRDRFPEAIEDELPF